The Rahnella aquatilis CIP 78.65 = ATCC 33071 genomic sequence CAGTAACCACAAATCAGCGTTGAGAATACCGGCCCTTGCGGGGAAATCGGGGTACGTGCTTCCATTATGAATCCCTTATATTTTCGATTTTCGTCCCACAGAATACACAACGCCTGTGGCGCTGTATTGATGCGACGCGCAAGAATTGTCAGGAAGCGGACCGCCGTCACGACAGCGGTAAACGACAGGTGAAATCAGAACAACTCTGGTTGCTCCGGCAAGGGTTCGTCCGGTTGTTTCCCCGCGCGCTGCTGGCGCATCAGGCGTTGCTGGCACAACCGCAGCACATGGCGTTTTTCTGTGTCAGTCATTTTCATCCAGCCGAAACGCTCCTCGCGGCTGCGCAGGCAGCCACGGCAATAACCGCGTTCATCGGCCTGACAAATGCCACGGCATGGACTGGGGATGTCAAAAAATTCGAGTTGCTGAGCCACACGCCCTCCGCAAATAACGGTGAACATTTATTCAAGACGCTTTCCTGCTATCCCGCAAGGTGATTTGCATCTTATGTTGCGGGCTTCAAATATCTGCAACACAGACCTGCTACCGTCTTTTTAGCCATTTTCACCTGTCGGAAAATGGCCTTACTGTTTCGCGAGCCCTCACCAAGAAAACAGATGTTTGCCCTCACCTCAGCCGGCACCCGCCGGCTCTTTTTCAATTTTTTTCGGCCCCTTAAGTATGGATGCAAACCTGAAATCAGACTGTGTTTCGCGAAAAAGCACCGTCCGCGTAGTCACGGGCAGGTCAGATGCGATAGAAAGGTGGCATTAAGAAAAGGTCGTCTGACGTGAATGCTCTTCTTTAACGTCTTACCGATCAGTCCATTAACTTCGGAGTTACTGAAATGACCAAGCTTTTCACCCCTATTGTTGTCGGTAAAAACACGCTGCCTAACCGTGTTTTTATGGCACCTCTCACCCGTCTGCGTAGCATCGAACCGGGGGACATCCCTACACCGCTCATGGGTGAATATTATGCACAGCGTCACAGTTCTGGCCTGATCATTACGGAAGCCACTCAGGTTTCATTCCAGGCGAAAGGGTATGCCGGTGCGCCGGGCCTGCACACGCCGGAACAAGTGGCAGCATGGAAAAAAATTGTGGCTGGCGTACATCAGAAAGACGGACGCATTGCGGTTCAGTTGTGGCACACCGGACGCATTTCACATAACAGTGTTCAGCCTGACAATCAGACACCGGTTGCGCCTTCCGCTGTCAATCCAAACACCCGCACCAGCTTGCGTGATGAGCAAGGCCACGCCATTCGTGTCGATTGCCCGACGCCGCGCGCGTTAGAGCTCAGCGAGATCCCAGGGATCGTGAATGACTTCCGTCATGCCGCAGCCTGCTCCGCAGAAGCCGGTTTCGATTATATCGAACTGCACGCCGCGCACGGCTACCTGCTGCACCAGTTCATGTCTCCGGCATCTAATTTGCGTGAAGATGAATACGGCGGCAGCATTGAAAACCGTACCCGTCTGACACTGGAAGTGGTCGATGCCACCATTGACGCCATCGGCGCCGATCGCGTGGGTATCCGCATTTCGCCAATGGGTCCCTTCAACGGGCTGGATAATGGCGAAGATCAGGAACAGGCGGCTATCTATCTGCTCGACGAGCTGAACAAACGCAAACTCGCTTACCTGCATATCTCCGAACCGGACTGGGCTGGCGGCAAACCTTATTCCGCAGAGTTCAGGGCGGTGATCCGTGCGCATTATCAGGGCGTGATTGTCGGGGCCGGTGCTTACACCGCAGAAAAAGGCGAAGAGCTGATCGAAAAAGGCTATATCGATGCCGTGGCATTTGGCCGCAGCTATATTGCGAACCCTGACCTGGTGGAGCGCCTGAAATCTCACGCGCCACTTAACGAACCCAAGCCGGAAACTTTCTACGGCGGCGGTGCTCAGGGTTATACCGACTATCCGACCCTGTAATCATTAAAAAAGCGTAATTCACTCTTTACAGCAGAAGATGCCCTACTTCTGCTGTTTTTTTTGGTCAGTCATTCAACAAGCAGTTGCCGTTATACAGACAAAACGGCGGCTATCAGTTAGGCTTGACCCGTTAATTCTCATCCTGCAAATAAAGAGGAACCTATGCGTTTACTCCACACCATGCTTCGTGTTGGCGATCTGCAACGTGCTATCAGCTTCTATACCGATGTTTTAGGTATGCGTTTGCTGCGTACCAGCGAAAACACTGAATATAAATACTCTTTGGCTTTTGTCGGTTACACCGAAGAAAGTGAAGGTGCAGTGATCGAACTGACCTATAACTGGGGCGTCGACAGCTACGACATCGGCACCGCTTACGGTCATATCGCATTGGGCGTTGATAACGTCGCACAAACCTGTGATGACATTCGTAACGCAGGCGGGAAAGTGACCCGTGAAGCGGGCCCGGTCAAAGGCGGGTCCACCATTATTGCGTTTGTCGAAGATCCGGACGGTTACAAAATTGAGTTGATCGAATCCAGACATGCAGGTCAGGGGCTGGGTAATTAATCATCCCCGAACACTGACAGGGGCGCAATCGCGCCCTTTTTTATTGCCCGATTTTTGCCACAACCCTGCAAGGCGCGGCAAAATTTGTCATAATGCGCGCTGAATTCGATGAAGATAAGAAACTAATGGCCGAGAATAGTGACATTAACGCCCTGAGAGGCCGTTTTCGTGGTTTTTATCCCGTGGTTATCGACGTAGAAACCGCCGGATTTAATGCCAAAACCGATGCGCTGCTGGAAATTGCGGCAATAACACTGAAGATGGATGAGGACGGCTGGCTGCAAAGCGATGAGACCGTGCATTTTCACGTCGAGCCTTTTGAAGGCGCAATACTGGTGCCGGAAGCGCTGGCATTTAACGGTATCGATCCGACCAATCCGCTACGCGGCGCGGTCAGTGAATATGAAGCCCTGCACGAGATTTTCAAAGTCATCCGCAAAGGGATGAAAGAGCAGAACTGTAACCGCGCGATCATCGTGGCACACAACGCTAATTTTGATCACAGCTTCCTGATGGCAGCGGCTGAACGTGCCGGGTTAAAACGTAATCCGTTCCACCCTTTTGCCACGTTTGATACCGCCGCATTAAGCGGGCTGGTACTCGGCCAAACGGTGCTGGCAAAAGCCTGTATCAGCGCGGGTATCATCTTTGACAGCAGTCAGGCACATTCTGCGTTGTATGACACCGAACGGACAGCCGAACTGTTCTGTGAACTGGTAAACCGCTGGAAACGCCTGGGTGGCTGGCCTCTGGCGCTTTCAGACGAAGAAGCCGAAGACGAAACGGCGTCGGAAGAAAATCAGCAGTAACGACTTTTCCGCCGGGCTGAAGACAAAAAAAGAGCGACATCATGTCGCTCTTTTTATTTACCGGACGAAAAACCGGCACTCTTCCGGAGTATTACTCTTCAGAAGATTTGTATTTTTCAGCGGTTTCTTTGATCAACTGCTGCAATTCGCCGCGCTGGAACATCTCAACCACGATATCGCAGCCGCCCACCAGTTCACCGTCAACCCACAATTGCGGGAACGTTGGCCAGTTAGCAAATTTGGGCATTTCAGCACGGATGTCCGGGTTCTGCAGAATATCCACGTAAGCAAAACGCTCGCCACAGGCGGAAAGCGCCTGAACAGCCTGAGCGGAGAAACCGCAGCTTGGCAGTTTTGGAGAACCTTTCATGTACAGCAGAATCGGGTTTTCAGAAACTTGCTTCTGAATCTTTTCAATTGTCGGAGTGGTCATTTCTTGCTTCCTCAAGCCGGTACAGGCTGTCACGATCATTACTCTTCACGCGCAGCACAAAGAGACGG encodes the following:
- the rnt gene encoding ribonuclease T, giving the protein MRAEFDEDKKLMAENSDINALRGRFRGFYPVVIDVETAGFNAKTDALLEIAAITLKMDEDGWLQSDETVHFHVEPFEGAILVPEALAFNGIDPTNPLRGAVSEYEALHEIFKVIRKGMKEQNCNRAIIVAHNANFDHSFLMAAAERAGLKRNPFHPFATFDTAALSGLVLGQTVLAKACISAGIIFDSSQAHSALYDTERTAELFCELVNRWKRLGGWPLALSDEEAEDETASEENQQ
- a CDS encoding alkene reductase, with amino-acid sequence MTKLFTPIVVGKNTLPNRVFMAPLTRLRSIEPGDIPTPLMGEYYAQRHSSGLIITEATQVSFQAKGYAGAPGLHTPEQVAAWKKIVAGVHQKDGRIAVQLWHTGRISHNSVQPDNQTPVAPSAVNPNTRTSLRDEQGHAIRVDCPTPRALELSEIPGIVNDFRHAAACSAEAGFDYIELHAAHGYLLHQFMSPASNLREDEYGGSIENRTRLTLEVVDATIDAIGADRVGIRISPMGPFNGLDNGEDQEQAAIYLLDELNKRKLAYLHISEPDWAGGKPYSAEFRAVIRAHYQGVIVGAGAYTAEKGEELIEKGYIDAVAFGRSYIANPDLVERLKSHAPLNEPKPETFYGGGAQGYTDYPTL
- a CDS encoding DUF1289 domain-containing protein, giving the protein MAQQLEFFDIPSPCRGICQADERGYCRGCLRSREERFGWMKMTDTEKRHVLRLCQQRLMRQQRAGKQPDEPLPEQPELF
- the gloA gene encoding lactoylglutathione lyase, giving the protein MRLLHTMLRVGDLQRAISFYTDVLGMRLLRTSENTEYKYSLAFVGYTEESEGAVIELTYNWGVDSYDIGTAYGHIALGVDNVAQTCDDIRNAGGKVTREAGPVKGGSTIIAFVEDPDGYKIELIESRHAGQGLGN
- a CDS encoding Grx4 family monothiol glutaredoxin — encoded protein: MTTPTIEKIQKQVSENPILLYMKGSPKLPSCGFSAQAVQALSACGERFAYVDILQNPDIRAEMPKFANWPTFPQLWVDGELVGGCDIVVEMFQRGELQQLIKETAEKYKSSEE